In Megalobrama amblycephala isolate DHTTF-2021 linkage group LG10, ASM1881202v1, whole genome shotgun sequence, one DNA window encodes the following:
- the LOC125277530 gene encoding glutathione S-transferase-like, translating into MSGKVVLYYVNGRGRMESARWLLAAAGVEFEEVFLTKREQYDKLQNDGALMFQQLPLVEIDGMQLVQTKAILNYIAGKYNLYGKDLKERALIDMYAEGTLDLMDLIIMSIFTPPENKEKYFSDIEQKAKERFLPVYEKGLANSDFLVGNQLSRADVHLLEATLMLQEIFPTILSTFPKIQAFQGRMKALPRINKFLQPGSARKPPIDEAYLKTVKEVFSHLFK; encoded by the exons ATGTCTGGGAAAGTTGTGCTGTATTACGTGAATGGAAGAGGGAGAATGGAGTCGGCCCGATGGCTTTTGGCCGCAGCTGGAGTCGAG TTTGAGGAGGTGTTTTTGACCAAAAGAGAGCAATATGATAAACTGCAGAATG ATGGAGCCCTGATGTTTCAGCAGCTGCCTTTGGTTGAAATAGATGGGATGCAGCTTGTCCAGACAAAGGCTATCTTGAATTACATCGCTGGAAAATACAACCTCTATGGAAAAGACCTTAAAGAACGGGCTTT GATTGACATGTATGCAGAGGGAACCCTCGATCTAATGGATCTTATCATAATGTCTATTTTCACACCACCTGAAAACAAAGagaaatatttcagtgatataGAGCAAAAGGCAAAAGAGCGCTTCCTTCCTGTGTATGAAAAG GGTCTTGCCAACTCTGATTTCCTGGTGGGAAACCAGTTGAGCCGCGCTGACGTTCACCTTCTGGAAGCCACTCTGATGCTGCAGGAGATATTCCCTACAATACTGTCAACCTTTCCCAAAATCCAG GCGTTTCAGGGAAGAATGAAGGCCTTACCAAGAATCAACAAGTTCCTTCAGCCCGGCAGTGCAAGAAAACCTCCGATTGATGAGGCGTATCTGAAAACCGTGAAGGAAGTGTTTAGCCACCTCTTTAAGTAG
- the tmem14a gene encoding transmembrane protein 14A, with translation MAVDWWGFAYAAALALGGFMGYKRKGSVVSLIAGLFFGSVSAYGAFRISNDPQDYWTSLMSAGVLAVVMGMRFRKSGKLMPAGIMAGLSLLMVFRILIF, from the exons ATGGCAGTGGACTGGTGGGGCTTTGCCTATGCTGCAGCTCTGGCTCTGGGAGGATTTATGGGATATAAAAGAAAAG GAAGTGTGGTGTCACTGATCGCTGGACTCTTCTTTGGAAGTGTGTCTGCATACGGAGCGTTTCGAATATCAAATGACCCACAGGATTACTGGACCTCTCTGA TGTCTGCTGGTGTACTGGCAGTTGTGATGGGAATGAGATTCAGGAAATCAGGAAAGTTAATGCCTGCCGGCATCATGGCAGGACTGAG CCTCCTGATGGTTTTCCGGATTCTGATCTTCTAA